The DNA region ATGTCGCGGATCTGAGGCCCTTCATTGCTGCACTGGAGAACGTGACCGCTCGTAGTCAAGCAGACGCTGTTTGAGGGGCGTACCTCTGGGCCCGCCGTAGCCCCGGAGGTCGCCCTTCGTTCCGATCACCCGGTGACAGGGGACAAAGAGCGGCCAGGGGTTGGCGCGCATGACAGCCCCGACGGCCCGGGCGGCGCGGGGCGACCCGGCAGCTTCGGCAAGCCCTTTGTAGCTTTCTGTTCTCCCAAAGGGGATCTGCAGGGCCTCGCGGTAGACCGCTGCGGTAAAGGGTTTCACCGGCTTCGTCGCCAGCAGCACCGCCCCGGGGAGTTCGCCGGCCCAGACCCGCCGCCAGGCCCTTTCCAGCCACCCCGGAAGCGGCAGGTCATCGCTTTCGCCCCTATCCTCCGCCCGGGACAGGGCCTCCACGGCATGAAGCCCCTTCTCGGACCACCAGAGCCGCCACCGGCCCACCTCACCCTCCACTGTCGCGGCTGAGCAGGGCTTCCCTTCCGGTAGATACAGGATGGAGCATCCGGAACCATTCAGGACAGGCACCGCCTCCCGGTGGTTCACGACCATACCCCCCATCTTGCAACGAACAGAAGCGTTCCCAGCACGGTAACATAGAGAGAGTGGCGCTCGCTGGTCCAGAGCACACCCTGGACAACAGCCCCCTGCAACGCCGTTCCAAACCGCCGGAAGGAAGGAATGAGGGCCGGCGTCTCCGCGGCGTAGGCGTGGTAGACCTCTCCGAAGCGGCGGCCGAGAAAGCGTTCCTCTTCGGGGATGATCAAAAGACCGTAGAGCACCAGAAAGACCAGAGCGAAGCAGACCATCCCGATCATGGTGGCCGACATCACCGCCCAGCCGAGGCCGATCAGACCGTTGCCGAGATAGAGCGGGTTCCGCACCAGTGCGTAGGGACCCCAGGTGACCAGCTGCGGCGCTTTCAGCTCCTCGCCCCGGTAGACACCGATGACAGCGGCGGCCCAGAAACGCAGTCCCTGTCCCGCGCAGACTAACGGCAGCCCCGCAAGGAGCGAGATCACCGTCGGACGCGCCAGCACCAGCAAAAGGAGGAAACAGAGGGTCCACACCCCTCCCCGAAGCTTGAAGGCCTTTCGGCCCAGGGATTCCCTACCGCCCCCATGCATCGTCCGCCCCCCCAGCCCTTCTGGCCTTGGCATTGCACCGGCTGTCATACCGCCGGCGCCTGAGAATCAGTCGGGCGGCCTCCCCGAGATGGCGGGCGACAAGCATCGGATAGGGCACGGGCCGCATCCTGGAACGCAAACGCCGATGGGTGACGGCACCCTTACCGGTCGCCACAAGTACGGAGGGGAGGCCGAGACGACGGGCCAGCAGCATGTCCGGGACGCCGTCGCCGACAACCCAGCTGCCCCGGAGGGTGACGGGATGTCGGGCGGCGGCCTCCAGGGGCATGCCTGGTTCGGGCTTCCGCCTGCGGGGAGGGGAAAGGAAGGGTTTCCGTGACGGCGGGTGGGGACAGTGGAGCATGGCCTCCCACTCCACGCCTCCCTCGCGGAAGCGGCGCCGCAGCTCCCGGTGGGTTTCACCGACAAAGCCTTCGGAGAAGAACCCCCGGCCGATTCCGCTCTGGTTGGTGACCAGCACCAGCGCATACCCCGCCTGCCTGAGGGAGGCCAGAGCCCGGGCGGCGCCGGGGAACACCGTGAGGTTGTCGAGGGTATCCAGGTACAGCACATCCTCGATGATCGTGCCGTCCCGATCGAGAAATACGGCGGGTCGTCTACTGGACCTTTCCACTGCTCATCTCCATGAGCGCATCGATATAGGGACCGAGGTGTCCTATCGAGGGCTTGACCTCCTCTCTGAGGCGGAAGGAGAGCTCGAAGAACTTCCCTTCCTCCAGAGCGGGCACCGCCTCCTGAAGGACTGCAGCGAGCTTCTTCCTGGTGGGTGCGAACTCGCCGTCGAGCACCTCGCTGTCGTCGATACCGAGGAGCTTCTGGGTATTCTCCAGCACCTGGAGCACCCAGCTCACCCCTTCGGTGGCCTGCTGGAGCTTTTTGAGTCCCTCTTCCTGCTCCTCGGCTTCGAAATGATCGGCGATCTCGTCAAAGCCCTTCTGAAGCGGTTCCAGATAGGCCTTGCTGCTTGCCAGGGAATCCTGGATCAGCTCCCGGACGTTCCGGGTCTTCACCGACAGCTCCTGGCCTCCTGTGGCCGAAAGAAAGACGTCGGGTTCCATGGCCTCCCCATCGAGCGTTACCTCCACGGGGACACACTGCTTCCTCTTCAGGTCGCTGTTGAGCGCCCTCCAGAGCTGTTCCTTGTCGGCCGGGTCCACACCCTCCGGCACAACCCATTCCTCATGATCTACCAGTATTCGCAAGGGTTTCCCTCCTTCATTCCATACGCAACGGCAGCGCAATCCCCGGGGGCTACCCGCACAGCGCGTCTTCAATCAACGCACAGAGGGTGTGTCCCCAGAGAATGTGCACCTCTTGAATCCGGGGGGTCTTCTCTGAGGGAGCCTGGAGCAGGATATCGCACAGGGGCGCCATAGCGCCGCCGGTTCTCCCGGTAAGGCCGATGGTGGCCACCCCCTGCCGCCGGGCCGTTTCAAGCGCCGCCAGGACGTTTGGGCTGTCCCCGCTCGTAGAGAGGGCCACCAGGGCATCGCCATCCCCGGCCAGTGCTTCGAGCTCCCTGGCAAAGAGCCGGTGGAATCCCATGTCGTTGGCCACAGCTGTTACGGTGCTCGCGTTGGTCCCCAGAGCCAGCCCGGCCAGTGCCCGTCTGGCTCTGGCGAAACGCCCCTCCAGTTCGGCGGCCAGATGCTGCGCGTCCGCCGCGGAGCCGCCGTTTCCGCAGAAGAATACCGTTCCCCCCGCTTCAAGCACGGCAATCAGCCGCTTTGCCGCAACAGCAAGCCTTGGCGCCGCCGAACCGGCCGACTCCCTGTAGACAGCCGCCGCCTCGTTCAGGATCTTCCGTACCGTCGCTTCCATAGCCGCCCCTCCACCTGCGTGACCTCGGTCATTGTACCATGCCGCAGGTCGTCGTCCCGCGTTCAAGCAGAAGGCGCCCCACTCCGATACAGGGAGCGGAGGTTTTCTCGATTGAGACCTCCTGGTATGTTGCTACGTTGGGAACACAAGGGGGGACAGCCATGTCCGGGTACGACGAACCGATGTTCCAGATGCCTGGAATCAGCAGCGGTATACAGTGGGGCGACATGATCGACGAGATCATGAATGCCGCCCGCGCACCGAAGGAGCAGTGGGAAGACGAAAAAGAGGAACTGCAGCTGGAAAAGAGTCTCTTCCAGGAGTTTGACCAGTCGCTGGACAACCTGCGGAGCACGCTGAGCACCCTGAAACGGGAAGGGACCTACAACACGAAGCAGGCCGAGTTCACCACCCTCAGCCCGGCGGGCACCGACAGCAACGCCATCATGACCGCCGAAGCGGAGCCCGGGGCGGCCATCGGACAGTGGGACATCCAGGTCAACCAGGAAGCCATCGCCAAAAAGCGCATCGGAACCCAGTTTCCTTCCTCAAGCGACCCCCTGGAAGAAAGCGGCACGCTCCGTATCCACGTGGGCGCCCAGTGGGCGGAGATCGATGTGGCCACCTCGGACTCGCTCCAGGAGATCCGCAACAGCATCAACCAGGCCCGCGGACCCGGGGGATCGCCGCTGGCGGTGGACGCCGAGATCATCGACGGCCGGCTGGTGCTGACGAGCTCCCAGACCGGCCTCGGCAGCGTCTCCCGTGACACCGACGCGCTGGTCCGGTCCGGCGAGGGCTACGACTACGTACCGCTCAAGGCGGGAGGCGACACGATCGATCCGGCCGCCTCCACACCGGATATCAGCGAGATCAGCTACGGCGACACCACCTACACCGAAGCCGACGGCGACTTCACCTTTGACGAGAGTACGGGAAAGATCACCTGGAGCGCCGCCGATGCTCCTCCAGAGGGCGCCACCTATGTCGTCGAGTACGCCAGTTCCTACGAAACCTATGACAACGTCTTCTATCTGGAGGATTCCTCCGGTACACTGGTCAGCGACCTCGGGCTCGACGCCGGGGGCGACCAGATCATCGAGGCCCAGGACGCCGATCTGACGGTCAACGACGTCACCAACATCAGCCGCTCCAGCAACGAGATCGACGATCTGATCGACGGCGTCACCCTCAACATCCAGGGCGCGGGCGAGGTCCGGATGGACATCACTCAGGACCTGGAAGGCGCCGTGAAGGGCATCCAGAGCTTCGTGGAGAAGTACAACGAGACCATGGAGTGGATCAACATCCGGGTCTCCGAAGAGCGGGTGGACAACCCCGAGGAGGACTACGAGAAACGGCTGGGGCTCCTGCGGGGGGAACCGATCCTCTGGCAGACCAAATCGCAGCTCCGGCAGAGGCTCTCCAACCCTGTGGAGCTGGCCGGCCCATTCCGGACGCTGTCGTCCATCGGCATCACCACCGTCTCCACGGACTACGGCAAGAGCGGCAAGCTGGAGTTCGACTCCGACAAATTCATGGAGGCCATGACCCCAGGCGGCACGGCCCTCCACGACCAGTGGATGACCGACCAGTTCTCCGACACCACCGGTGAGATCCAGCCGCTCAGCGGCGCCGAGTTCTCCGGCGGCACCTTCTACATCGGCGTCGGCACCCAGAGCGGCGCGGTGACGGCCGCTTCCGACGATTCGCTCTCCACCCTGGTGGACCGGATCAATCAGGCCACCGACAGCACCACCGGCGAGGATCTGGCGGTCAATGCCTCCATCATCGACAACCGGCTGGTCATCCGGAGCGATGAAACCGGCGAGGAGAACGCCATCTCCTTCACAGACACCGACGGCGTGCTCTCCCAGCTGGGGATCGATGTCTCCGACCCCGACGACACGGAGCACCATATCGCCCCCGACCAGTCCTCCGCCTACGTGACGGAGCTGATGACCACAGCCATGGGCAACCTGGACACCTACCTGGGCTTCA from Synergistales bacterium includes:
- the fliD gene encoding flagellar filament capping protein FliD — protein: MSGYDEPMFQMPGISSGIQWGDMIDEIMNAARAPKEQWEDEKEELQLEKSLFQEFDQSLDNLRSTLSTLKREGTYNTKQAEFTTLSPAGTDSNAIMTAEAEPGAAIGQWDIQVNQEAIAKKRIGTQFPSSSDPLEESGTLRIHVGAQWAEIDVATSDSLQEIRNSINQARGPGGSPLAVDAEIIDGRLVLTSSQTGLGSVSRDTDALVRSGEGYDYVPLKAGGDTIDPAASTPDISEISYGDTTYTEADGDFTFDESTGKITWSAADAPPEGATYVVEYASSYETYDNVFYLEDSSGTLVSDLGLDAGGDQIIEAQDADLTVNDVTNISRSSNEIDDLIDGVTLNIQGAGEVRMDITQDLEGAVKGIQSFVEKYNETMEWINIRVSEERVDNPEEDYEKRLGLLRGEPILWQTKSQLRQRLSNPVELAGPFRTLSSIGITTVSTDYGKSGKLEFDSDKFMEAMTPGGTALHDQWMTDQFSDTTGEIQPLSGAEFSGGTFYIGVGTQSGAVTAASDDSLSTLVDRINQATDSTTGEDLAVNASIIDNRLVIRSDETGEENAISFTDTDGVLSQLGIDVSDPDDTEHHIAPDQSSAYVTELMTTAMGNLDTYLGFMVDSAPIEIGSETAPKGRVPSEIKFIENRIDDIDERIADFENRMAVKERGLWEQFSQMEQALASINEQYKYLASTTGMMSGMAQSASSSG
- a CDS encoding MGMT family protein, which translates into the protein MVVNHREAVPVLNGSGCSILYLPEGKPCSAATVEGEVGRWRLWWSEKGLHAVEALSRAEDRGESDDLPLPGWLERAWRRVWAGELPGAVLLATKPVKPFTAAVYREALQIPFGRTESYKGLAEAAGSPRAARAVGAVMRANPWPLFVPCHRVIGTKGDLRGYGGPRGTPLKQRLLDYERSRSPVQQ
- a CDS encoding SIS domain-containing protein, with product MEATVRKILNEAAAVYRESAGSAAPRLAVAAKRLIAVLEAGGTVFFCGNGGSAADAQHLAAELEGRFARARRALAGLALGTNASTVTAVANDMGFHRLFARELEALAGDGDALVALSTSGDSPNVLAALETARRQGVATIGLTGRTGGAMAPLCDILLQAPSEKTPRIQEVHILWGHTLCALIEDALCG
- a CDS encoding isoprenylcysteine carboxylmethyltransferase family protein — protein: MHGGGRESLGRKAFKLRGGVWTLCFLLLLVLARPTVISLLAGLPLVCAGQGLRFWAAAVIGVYRGEELKAPQLVTWGPYALVRNPLYLGNGLIGLGWAVMSATMIGMVCFALVFLVLYGLLIIPEEERFLGRRFGEVYHAYAAETPALIPSFRRFGTALQGAVVQGVLWTSERHSLYVTVLGTLLFVARWGVWS
- a CDS encoding HAD family hydrolase codes for the protein MERSSRRPAVFLDRDGTIIEDVLYLDTLDNLTVFPGAARALASLRQAGYALVLVTNQSGIGRGFFSEGFVGETHRELRRRFREGGVEWEAMLHCPHPPSRKPFLSPPRRRKPEPGMPLEAAARHPVTLRGSWVVGDGVPDMLLARRLGLPSVLVATGKGAVTHRRLRSRMRPVPYPMLVARHLGEAARLILRRRRYDSRCNAKARRAGGADDAWGR